One window from the genome of Epinephelus fuscoguttatus linkage group LG3, E.fuscoguttatus.final_Chr_v1 encodes:
- the inab gene encoding internexin neuronal intermediate filament protein, alpha b has protein sequence MSYGSEVFSSSSYRKIFGDSPRYSSSPSRSGINVSSSRAGYRSSSVSRSNVSSLGAYNRKSGRSYSSMPLETFDLTQSSVLNNEFKIIRTNEKEQMQGLNDRFAMFIDKVRNLEQHNKVLETELTALRQRQTEPSRLADLYQQEIRELRSQLEELNGEKSQLIIERDCIEDDLQKLRGKYEEEYRAREDAEATLKAFKKDVDDATMVRLDLEKKVESLLDEINFLRKVHEEEVAELTDMIQAAQVSVEMEVSKPDLTSALKEIRGQYESMASKNLQSAEEWYKTKFADLSEQATRSNDAIRASREEANEFRRQLQSKTIEIESLKGTNESLEKQLREMEERHSVEIGNYQDNMVELENDLRATKSEMARHLREYQDLLNVKMALDIEIAAYRKLLEGEETRIGTGITYPGSVSASVGQGYNYQARIYTSSGKGSKSKDEEQQQQGKSGGKVSQHEVYEETVITTKKMEKPQDPSDIPTNQKN, from the exons ATGAGCTACGGATCTGAagtcttttcctcctcctcctaccgAAAGATTTTCGGGGATTCTCCCCGTTATTCGTCCTCTCCATCCCGGTCAGGGATAAATGTATCCTCCTCACGGGCAGGGTACCGGTCCTCCTCTGTATCCCGGAGCAACGTCTCATCCCTGGGCGCGTACAACAGAAAGTCCGGCCGCTCCTATTCATCCATGCCACTGGAAACCTTCGACCTGACACAGAGCAGTGTCCTCAACAATGAGTTCAAAATCATCCGCACCAATGAGAAGGAGCAAATGCAGGGTCTTAATGACCGCTTTGCAATGTTCATCGATAAAGTGCGCAACTTGGAGCAGCATAACAAAGTGCTGGAAACGGAGTTGACTGCCCTGCGCCAGCGGCAGACCGAGCCGTCCCGCCTGGCCGATCTTTACCAACAAGAGATCCGTGAGCTGCGCTCCCAGCTGGAGGAGCTGAACGGGGAGAAGTCCCAGCTCATCATCGAGAGGGATTGTATCGAAGATGACCTGCAGAAGCTCAGGGGGAAATACGAAGAGGAGTACCGTGCCCGGGAGGACGCGGAGGCCACCCTCAAGGCTTTCAAGAAAGATGTGGATGATGCCACCATGGTGCGCCTGGACCTGGAGAAGAAGGTGGAATCTCTGCTGGATGAGATCAACTTCCTCAGGAAGGTGCACGAAGAGGAGGTGGCCGAGCTGACGGACATGATCCAAGCTGCCCAGGTGTCCGTGGAGATGGAGGTGTCCAAGCCGGACCTCACCTCTGCCCTCAAAGAGATCCGAGGCCAGTACGAGTCCATGGCATCCAAGAACCTGCAGTCCGCCGAGGAATGGTACAAGACCAAGTTCGCCGACCTGTCCGAACAGGCCACCCGGAGTAACGACGCCATCCGCGCCAGCAGGGAGGAAGCCAACGAGTTCAGGAGGCAGCTGCAGTCCAAGACCATCGAGATAGAGAGTCTGAAGGGAACCAACGAGTCTCTGGAAAAGCAGCTCcgggagatggaggagaggcaCAGTGTGGAGATCGGAAACTACCAG GACAACATGGTAGAGCTGGAGAATGACCTGAGGGCCACTAAGAGTGAGATGGCTCGTCACCTGAGGGAGTACCAGGATCTGCTGAATGTCAAGATGGCACTGGATATTGAAATTGCAGCCTACAG GAAACTACTTGAGGGAGAGGAAACCCGCATCGGGACAGGGATCACCTACCCTGGCTCCGTGAGCGCAAGTGTTGGGCAAGGCTACAACTACCAGGCCCGTATTTACACCAGCTCTGGCAAGGGCTCCAAGAGCAAGgatgaggagcagcagcagcagggcaaGTCTGGAGGCAAGGTGTCCCAGCATGAGGTTTATGAGGAGACAGTGATCACcaccaagaagatggagaagCCGCAAGACCCCAGCGACATTCCCACCAATCAGAAAAACTAA